Within Stella humosa, the genomic segment CGGACGCCTTCATCTTGGCGACCGATTCCTCTTCCATCTTGTACCAAAGCTCGCGCTGCTCAGTCTGCGCCTCGCGCGACACTTTCCGCAAGAGCGCCTGGTCCTCCTTCGACAAGGTGTCCCATGTCCGCTTCGAGAAAACGAAAATCTCCGGGATGATCAGGTGCTCGGTCATCGAGAAATACTTGGCGACCTGATAGTGGTTCTGGACGATGTAGGTCGGTGGGTTGTTTTCGGCTCCATCGACGACGCCCGTCTGCATGGCGCTATAGAGTTCGTTGAACCCCATGGCGATCCCGTTGCCGCCCAGCGCATTCATGGTGTCGACGAAGATGGGGTTACCCATCATGCGGATCTTCAAGCCTTTGAGATCCTCCGTCGTCCGGATCGGGCGCTTGCTGTTGTAGACGTTGCGCGAGCCGGCATTCATCCAGCCAAGCGCGATCAGCCGGGTCTGCGGGTTCTCGCTGATCTTGGCCAGCAGCTCGGTGCCGATCTCGCCATCGATGACCGCTTCCATGTGCTTGGAATCACGGAACACGAACGGCATGTTGAAGACGTTCAGCTCGTCGACGATCGTGCCGACCGGGCCGACGCTGATGCGGGCGATCTGCAGGGCGCCGATCTGCGCCTGCTCGATCATCTCCTTCTCGCCGCCGAGCTGCATCGATGGGAACATCTGGATGCTG encodes:
- a CDS encoding TRAP transporter substrate-binding protein: MHISRLVLAAAASVAISLGVAGAGSPALAQQKLVLKASDVHPLGYPTVEAIVRMGKKLEAATNGRLSIQMFPSMQLGGEKEMIEQAQIGALQIARISVGPVGTIVDELNVFNMPFVFRDSKHMEAVIDGEIGTELLAKISENPQTRLIALGWMNAGSRNVYNSKRPIRTTEDLKGLKIRMMGNPIFVDTMNALGGNGIAMGFNELYSAMQTGVVDGAENNPPTYIVQNHYQVAKYFSMTEHLIIPEIFVFSKRTWDTLSKEDQALLRKVSREAQTEQRELWYKMEEESVAKMKASGIEIITFADKKPFQDAVKPVWEKYGGKYSALVKRIQAVQ